The genomic segment CGGCTGCAGCTCGCCGATCGCTGTGCGGATCGCCTCGGCGCGATCGCCGATCTCGCGCGCGCCGGGCGCAGCCGCAAGAATGGCGGAGCGGATCGTGGCGGGATCTTCACTGCGCGGATTGTCGTCGGTGATAATCACCACGTCGGCATTCTCGGCCGCGATCGCGCCCATCAGCGGCCGCTTGCCGGAGTCGCGATCACCGCCGGCGCCGAACACCACGACCAGCTTGCGCTTGGCATAGGGACGCAGCGCCTGCAGGGTTTTGGCGAGCGCATCGGGCTTGTGCGCGTAGTCGACGAACACCGGTGCGCCGTTGCGGGCGCCAACCAGATCGAGCCGGCCCGGCGCACCTTCGAGATGTTCGAGCGCGGCGAAGCTCGCCGCCGCGTCACCGCCGGTGCCGATCACCAGACCTGCCGCGACCAGCGCGTTCTCGATCTGGAATTCGCCGACCAGCGGCAGTTTGATGCGATGCCGCTTCCCCGCGTGCTCGACCGTGAGCTGTTGCGCGAAGCCTTCGACCGCGGCGTCGATCAGCTTGATGCCTGCGCCCGGATCACCGTTGCGGCCGATCGTGATCAGCCGCAGGCCGCGGGCGCCCGCCGCTTCGATCACTTGGGCCGAACAGTCGTGATCAGCGGAGATCACTGCCGCGCCGCCGTCCTGAACCAGGTTGCGGAACAGCCGCAGCTTGGCGTTCAGATAGTGCGCGACGGTGGGGTGATAATCCATGTGGTCGCGCGACAAATTGGTGAAGCCGCCTGCCGCGACGCGAACGCCGTCGAGCCGGAACTGATCGAGCCCGTGCGACGAGGCTTCAAGCGCCAGATGGGTGATGCCTTCGCGGGCGATCTCGTCGAGCGAGCGATGCAGCGCGATCGGGTCCGGCGTGGTCAGCGAGCCGTACACGCTGCGCGTCGGGGTGACGAGACCGATGGTGCCGATGCTGGCGGAGGCATGGCCGAGCCGCTGCCAGATTTGCCGGGTGAAGGCCGCGACCGAGGTCTTGCCACTGGTGCCGGTGACCGCCGCGATCACCTCGGGCTGGCGCGGATAGAACCGCGCCGCGGCCTGTGCCAGCGCCAGGCGCGCATTGGACAGCTGCACGAACGGCACCGAAAGGTCGCCCTCCGGCCGGTGCTCGCCCGCAACCGCCACTGCCCCGGCCGCAACCGCCGCCGCGACGAACCGCGCCCCGTCGGTCTTGGCCCCGGAGAGCGCGAAGAACAGGTCGCCCGGCTTCACCGCGCGGCTGTCGACGGCGAGCCCGCCGATGGCGAGATCGGCCGCCGGCGCGGCGATGTCGGCCTCGGCGCTGAAGAGATCGCGAAGCTTCATGGTCCTGGGGCGTCCGATTCGAGACAGATGTTCTCACGCCTGCGAGGCTTTTAGCGCAAGCAGCGCGCGGCGCAAAACGGCAGGGACGGCGCCGACGCGGCAGGTCGCGCGGCTACTGGCCGGCCCTCGATGACGCAAGAATAAGGCGGTCGGGCGGCGGCATGTCGAACCGCGGCTCGATTCCGAGCAGCGGCGCGATTCGCTCGATCACCTTGCCGCCGGTCGGCACGGCGTTCCAGCCCGAGGTGATGAAGCCGTGGGTCTCCGGCAGCGCCTTCGGCTCGTCCAGCATCACAAGCACCTGATATTGCGGATTGTCCGCCGGCAGGATCGCGGTGAACGAGTTGAGCACCTGCTTCTTGGCGTAGCGGCCGTTGACCACCTTCTCCGAGGTGCCGGTCTTGCCGCCGATGTAATAGCCCTTGGCGATCTGGTCGGCGGTCTTGGCGGTGCCGACCTCGGCGTTGAGCCGCATCAGATAGCGGATCTTGTCGCTGGTCTCGGTCTTGATCACCCGTTTACCGAGCTTCTTGGCGTCCTCTTCGGTGCGCTTCAGGAAGGTCGGCGGGATCAGATAGCCGCCATTGACCATGGCGTTGATACCCATCACCGCCTGCAGCGGTGCCACCGCGACGCCGTGGCCGAACGAGATGGTGATGGTGTTGAGTTCGCTCCAGCGCTTCGGCACGATCGGCGACGCGCTTTCCGGCAGCTCGGTGCGCAGCCGGTCGAGCTGGCCGACCTTTTTCAGGAACGCCTTGTGGGCCTCGACGCCCATCGACAGCGCCACGCGCGCTGCGCCGACGTTCGACGAATAGGTGAACACTTCAGCGAGCGAGATCGCGCGGCCCATATTGTGGGAGTCGTGGATCTTGAACTTGCCGTAATGCAGCGGCCCGCGCGCGTCGTACATCGAATGCAGCGTCGCCTTGCCGGCATCGAGCGCCATCGCCAGCGTCAGCGTCTTGAAGGTCGAGCCCATCTCGTACACGCCGGTGGTGAGCCGGTTGATGCGGTCGGGGTCGTTGGCTTCGCGCGGATTGTTCGGATCGAAGTCCGGCAGCGACACCATCGCGACGATCTCGCCGGTTTTGACGTTGGAGACCAGACCCGACGCCGCCTTGGCGCTGTACTTCTCCTTGGCCTTGATCAGTTCGTCGCGCAGCGCGTGGGTGACGCGGACGTCGAGCGCAAGCTCGATCGGGCGCTGCATCCGGTCGGACGCAAAGCCGGCGCGGTGCAGGTCGGCAAGGCCATTATTGTCGAGCCATTTCTCGATGCCGGCGATGCCCTGGTTGTCGATGTTGACCAGACCGATCAGGTGCGAGACCTCGGCGGCGTTCGGATAGACGCGCTTATTCTCACGCAGAAAACCGATGCCGGGGATGCCGAGCTTCTTGATCT from the Rhodopseudomonas palustris genome contains:
- a CDS encoding peptidoglycan D,D-transpeptidase FtsI family protein, whose translation is MTDPSLPLVGHHVKWRQRLIRSLIYGKDVDRDGKARARVGLAMIAFAAVYGIIAFKLSMIAVFGDGHGARRTGSQDAVATARPDIVDRNGQVLATDVKTPSLFGEPRRLIDQDEAVELLTATLPDLETQEVRERLASKKGFVWLKREITPRQQAEIKKLGIPGIGFLRENKRVYPNAAEVSHLIGLVNIDNQGIAGIEKWLDNNGLADLHRAGFASDRMQRPIELALDVRVTHALRDELIKAKEKYSAKAASGLVSNVKTGEIVAMVSLPDFDPNNPREANDPDRINRLTTGVYEMGSTFKTLTLAMALDAGKATLHSMYDARGPLHYGKFKIHDSHNMGRAISLAEVFTYSSNVGAARVALSMGVEAHKAFLKKVGQLDRLRTELPESASPIVPKRWSELNTITISFGHGVAVAPLQAVMGINAMVNGGYLIPPTFLKRTEEDAKKLGKRVIKTETSDKIRYLMRLNAEVGTAKTADQIAKGYYIGGKTGTSEKVVNGRYAKKQVLNSFTAILPADNPQYQVLVMLDEPKALPETHGFITSGWNAVPTGGKVIERIAPLLGIEPRFDMPPPDRLILASSRAGQ
- a CDS encoding UDP-N-acetylmuramoyl-L-alanyl-D-glutamate--2,6-diaminopimelate ligase, whose amino-acid sequence is MKLRDLFSAEADIAAPAADLAIGGLAVDSRAVKPGDLFFALSGAKTDGARFVAAAVAAGAVAVAGEHRPEGDLSVPFVQLSNARLALAQAAARFYPRQPEVIAAVTGTSGKTSVAAFTRQIWQRLGHASASIGTIGLVTPTRSVYGSLTTPDPIALHRSLDEIAREGITHLALEASSHGLDQFRLDGVRVAAGGFTNLSRDHMDYHPTVAHYLNAKLRLFRNLVQDGGAAVISADHDCSAQVIEAAGARGLRLITIGRNGDPGAGIKLIDAAVEGFAQQLTVEHAGKRHRIKLPLVGEFQIENALVAAGLVIGTGGDAAASFAALEHLEGAPGRLDLVGARNGAPVFVDYAHKPDALAKTLQALRPYAKRKLVVVFGAGGDRDSGKRPLMGAIAAENADVVIITDDNPRSEDPATIRSAILAAAPGAREIGDRAEAIRTAIGELQPGDALVIAGKGHETGQIVGDRVLHFSDHDAAKAALSASAA